One Hevea brasiliensis isolate MT/VB/25A 57/8 chromosome 5, ASM3005281v1, whole genome shotgun sequence genomic region harbors:
- the LOC110657080 gene encoding transcription factor bHLH61 isoform X1 codes for MASRKQKKQAALYDQLQLLRDVTNSTAMNKTSIVVDASKYIEELKEKVERLNQEIGTSQLAETSQNQLPMQVTVETLEKGFLINVLSEKNCPGLLVSILEAFEELGLEVIDARVSCEDNFQLEAVGGEYQGDADSLDSQVVKQAVLQAINNCNESSDQD; via the exons ATGGCTTCTCGGAAGCAAAAGAAGCAGGCTGCTCTATATGACCAGCTGCAATTGCTCCGTGATGTTACCAACTCTACTGCT ATGAATAAAACCTCAATTGTTGTAGATGCCTCTAAATATATAGAAGAGTTGAAGGAAAAAGTGGAAAGGCTGAACCAAGAGATAGGAACTTCACAACTAGCTGAGACTTCCCAAAATCAATTACCTATG CAGGTTACAGTGGAAACCCTAGAAAAGGGTTTCCTTATTAATGTGCTGTCAGAAAAGAATTGCCCAGGTTTGCTTGTTTCCATATTGGAAGCCTTCGAAGAACTAGGCCTTGAAGTGATTGATGCTAGGGTTTCCTGTGAAGACAATTTTCAACTGGAAGCAGTTGGAGGAGAA TACCAAGGGGATGCTGATAGCTTAGATTCTCAAGTGGTGAAACAGGCCGTGCTTCAGGCGATCAACAACTGCAATGAAAGTAGTGACCAAGATTGA
- the LOC110657080 gene encoding transcription factor bHLH61 isoform X2 — MASRKQKKQAALYDQLQLLRDVTNSTAMNKTSIVVDASKYIEELKEKVERLNQEIGTSQLAETSQNQLPMVTVETLEKGFLINVLSEKNCPGLLVSILEAFEELGLEVIDARVSCEDNFQLEAVGGEYQGDADSLDSQVVKQAVLQAINNCNESSDQD; from the exons ATGGCTTCTCGGAAGCAAAAGAAGCAGGCTGCTCTATATGACCAGCTGCAATTGCTCCGTGATGTTACCAACTCTACTGCT ATGAATAAAACCTCAATTGTTGTAGATGCCTCTAAATATATAGAAGAGTTGAAGGAAAAAGTGGAAAGGCTGAACCAAGAGATAGGAACTTCACAACTAGCTGAGACTTCCCAAAATCAATTACCTATG GTTACAGTGGAAACCCTAGAAAAGGGTTTCCTTATTAATGTGCTGTCAGAAAAGAATTGCCCAGGTTTGCTTGTTTCCATATTGGAAGCCTTCGAAGAACTAGGCCTTGAAGTGATTGATGCTAGGGTTTCCTGTGAAGACAATTTTCAACTGGAAGCAGTTGGAGGAGAA TACCAAGGGGATGCTGATAGCTTAGATTCTCAAGTGGTGAAACAGGCCGTGCTTCAGGCGATCAACAACTGCAATGAAAGTAGTGACCAAGATTGA
- the LOC110657080 gene encoding transcription factor bHLH61 isoform X3, translated as MMNKTSIVVDASKYIEELKEKVERLNQEIGTSQLAETSQNQLPMQVTVETLEKGFLINVLSEKNCPGLLVSILEAFEELGLEVIDARVSCEDNFQLEAVGGEYQGDADSLDSQVVKQAVLQAINNCNESSDQD; from the exons ATG ATGAATAAAACCTCAATTGTTGTAGATGCCTCTAAATATATAGAAGAGTTGAAGGAAAAAGTGGAAAGGCTGAACCAAGAGATAGGAACTTCACAACTAGCTGAGACTTCCCAAAATCAATTACCTATG CAGGTTACAGTGGAAACCCTAGAAAAGGGTTTCCTTATTAATGTGCTGTCAGAAAAGAATTGCCCAGGTTTGCTTGTTTCCATATTGGAAGCCTTCGAAGAACTAGGCCTTGAAGTGATTGATGCTAGGGTTTCCTGTGAAGACAATTTTCAACTGGAAGCAGTTGGAGGAGAA TACCAAGGGGATGCTGATAGCTTAGATTCTCAAGTGGTGAAACAGGCCGTGCTTCAGGCGATCAACAACTGCAATGAAAGTAGTGACCAAGATTGA